A part of Pseudoalteromonas arctica A 37-1-2 genomic DNA contains:
- the tamB gene encoding autotransporter assembly complex protein TamB → MSVLKKITAAVSAIFVTLVVALFCLLFTAPGNQFIAYSANKAVDGLHIEIKDGRFIYNDAFNVRFASNGLDFNAQQLKIDLFWWQCDGICIDNLSAKSINLTLPKTADSQEKAAAEPLEKISLPFNIAVKNIAINKFTLEHPSANVSVNNFKLSAKAEGSKLTVKSLNIPTILVALKEQEQDAKTQTAQNTQAPLTHLPALPNIEFTSPLDLVVEDFEIAKITIEQNEAQHVIENISLQLSVEDAVINLESFSAKYEQWQLNTHLNAELAGNLPVKGDVVLQSDEHQANLQLNGDLSNLNLNLETQGQYPLSLTATANLKQKNYPFELNGKIKQWLIDAQSNELKVRNVSLNAQGNADDYQLSLQANSQLGAYPAVDLNTQLKGSLTKATLQALSIKANESSATIKANVDWQKGIQANFNGTLANLKAQYLTDAATSDISGQFKGSFNAADDKWQLQMNNTKLSGLLNDVPLEFASNFKLDNTLKANIDSFYLSSGTNKLALSGQVDDTWQVDGKVTLKSDEKANIPFTADGNANLKVRGERLTPSVDLALILDRFIFDEININKLSVKGQLDTAADWQTDVSVSVGSALVAEQQINSVKIDISGDKTDHQLTASVDAEQGSIELEVNGKVNNTTWNGELSNVTLSDKKLSFSNTKNIAIMVNTQSGDFDVSAHCWASEQSKLCIDTLAQSKNLGQLNAKLSNLALEELKHFLPNSIRTRGNIAGDVALNWQSGALKTLRANIDSSDLEAVLTSEEDRFKLPIETLSISAFSDSQIGKLEANLESSVLGKINTQINIDDIQNTQALNGTINIDKILLSDLQPFLETLEQLKGDISGKVALAGTLKDPLLNGELNVSDISLEGEQLPIALQNSNINVLFDKTTATIKGNLNDNQGGKINLTGDVDWQGAQPAVNVAVVGEQFYVRAQQGVTFKVSPDLKIGLANNALKLAGEVVVPYGRIMIEELPEGAVQVSDDEIIVDQKTEATETVPFDYDIDLKVIVKNDVKVESFGLESKVAGDLAIKMSQGAPIIATGELNLIEGTYLAFGQDLIISTGQVGFSGSIEQPFLNIKAIRNPDTTANGVIAGVTLTGNVEQPTLKIFSEPAMDQAQALAYLLNGQPLGDGESSSSDAMLTQLLLSQGVSRSEGVVSKVGETFGLSDVSLSSSGSGDSTKVEISGYVAPSLQVKYSVGVFDSLSEVAVRYQLLSQLYIEITSGLYQNVDVLYKFDWE, encoded by the coding sequence ATGTCAGTATTAAAAAAGATAACAGCCGCCGTAAGTGCTATTTTTGTCACGTTAGTTGTTGCACTATTTTGTTTGTTATTTACCGCACCCGGTAATCAATTTATTGCTTATAGTGCAAACAAAGCGGTAGATGGACTACATATTGAAATTAAAGATGGCCGTTTTATTTATAATGATGCCTTTAATGTACGCTTTGCTAGCAACGGATTGGACTTTAATGCACAACAATTGAAAATTGATTTGTTTTGGTGGCAGTGCGATGGAATTTGTATAGATAACTTAAGTGCTAAATCTATAAATTTAACATTACCAAAAACTGCAGATTCACAAGAAAAAGCCGCGGCAGAGCCGCTTGAAAAAATCAGCTTACCTTTTAATATTGCTGTAAAAAACATTGCGATCAATAAATTTACTCTAGAGCATCCAAGTGCAAACGTAAGCGTTAATAACTTTAAACTCTCAGCAAAAGCAGAGGGTTCAAAGCTGACGGTTAAAAGCCTGAATATTCCCACCATACTTGTTGCCTTAAAAGAGCAAGAACAAGATGCGAAAACACAAACGGCGCAAAATACTCAAGCGCCTTTAACGCACCTACCCGCGTTGCCTAATATAGAATTTACTTCGCCACTTGATTTAGTTGTTGAAGACTTTGAAATAGCTAAAATTACGATTGAGCAAAACGAAGCCCAACATGTTATTGAAAACATCTCGCTGCAATTAAGTGTGGAAGATGCGGTTATTAATTTAGAGTCATTCTCAGCAAAGTATGAACAGTGGCAGCTTAATACGCATCTTAATGCTGAGCTTGCAGGGAATTTGCCCGTGAAAGGGGATGTTGTTTTACAAAGTGACGAGCACCAAGCCAATTTGCAGTTGAATGGCGACTTATCAAATCTAAACTTAAATTTAGAAACACAGGGGCAATATCCGCTTAGTTTAACGGCAACGGCAAATTTAAAGCAAAAAAACTATCCGTTTGAGTTAAATGGCAAAATTAAGCAGTGGCTTATTGATGCACAAAGTAATGAGCTTAAAGTGCGAAATGTAAGCCTTAACGCACAAGGTAATGCTGACGACTATCAGCTTAGCCTTCAGGCGAATAGCCAATTAGGTGCGTACCCAGCTGTTGACTTAAATACCCAATTGAAAGGCAGTCTCACCAAAGCAACTTTACAAGCGCTAAGCATTAAAGCGAACGAAAGCAGTGCAACTATAAAAGCCAATGTTGATTGGCAAAAGGGCATACAGGCTAACTTTAATGGCACGCTTGCTAACTTAAAAGCGCAGTATTTAACTGATGCCGCTACCAGTGATATTTCAGGACAGTTTAAAGGCTCGTTTAATGCAGCTGACGATAAGTGGCAGCTACAAATGAATAATACAAAGTTAAGCGGATTACTTAACGACGTGCCACTAGAATTTGCCTCAAACTTTAAGCTAGACAACACGTTAAAAGCTAATATTGATAGCTTTTATTTAAGTAGCGGCACCAATAAATTAGCACTAAGCGGGCAAGTTGATGATACTTGGCAGGTTGATGGCAAAGTAACGCTAAAAAGTGATGAAAAAGCTAATATTCCATTTACTGCCGACGGCAACGCAAATTTAAAAGTGAGAGGGGAAAGATTAACGCCCTCTGTTGATTTAGCACTAATACTAGATCGCTTTATTTTTGATGAAATAAACATTAATAAATTATCAGTAAAAGGGCAGTTAGATACCGCAGCCGATTGGCAAACCGATGTTTCGGTAAGTGTTGGTTCGGCGCTGGTGGCCGAACAGCAAATTAATAGCGTTAAAATTGATATTAGCGGCGACAAAACAGATCATCAACTTACGGCATCTGTAGATGCCGAGCAAGGCAGTATAGAGCTTGAAGTTAATGGCAAAGTTAATAATACCACTTGGAATGGCGAGCTTAGTAATGTAACGCTTAGCGATAAAAAGCTTAGTTTTAGTAATACTAAAAATATTGCCATTATGGTTAATACACAAAGTGGCGACTTTGATGTAAGTGCACATTGTTGGGCATCTGAGCAAAGTAAATTATGCATAGACACCTTAGCGCAGTCAAAAAATCTCGGTCAGCTAAATGCTAAACTAAGCAATTTAGCACTTGAGGAGCTTAAGCACTTTTTACCTAATAGCATTCGTACTCGCGGTAATATAGCTGGCGATGTAGCACTTAATTGGCAAAGCGGCGCGCTTAAAACATTACGCGCAAATATCGATTCTAGCGACTTAGAAGCAGTGCTAACCTCGGAAGAAGATCGTTTTAAATTACCAATCGAAACATTAAGTATTAGTGCGTTTTCGGATTCTCAAATTGGCAAGCTTGAAGCTAATTTAGAATCAAGTGTATTAGGCAAAATTAATACACAAATTAATATCGACGATATACAAAATACGCAAGCGCTTAATGGCACCATTAATATTGATAAAATACTCCTTTCAGACTTACAACCTTTTCTTGAAACCCTCGAGCAGTTAAAAGGTGATATTAGCGGTAAAGTCGCGTTAGCAGGTACGTTAAAAGATCCTTTATTAAATGGGGAGCTTAATGTTAGCGATATTAGTTTAGAGGGCGAGCAATTACCTATAGCGCTGCAAAACTCAAATATAAACGTATTGTTTGATAAAACAACAGCCACAATAAAAGGCAACTTAAACGACAATCAAGGCGGTAAAATAAATCTAACCGGTGACGTTGATTGGCAAGGTGCGCAGCCTGCTGTAAATGTTGCGGTAGTTGGCGAGCAGTTTTATGTACGTGCGCAGCAAGGGGTCACTTTTAAAGTATCGCCGGATTTAAAAATAGGCTTGGCTAATAATGCACTCAAGCTTGCTGGTGAGGTAGTTGTGCCTTACGGTCGTATAATGATTGAAGAGCTTCCTGAGGGCGCGGTGCAAGTTAGCGATGATGAAATTATTGTTGATCAAAAAACTGAGGCCACAGAAACAGTTCCGTTTGATTACGACATAGATTTAAAAGTGATTGTTAAAAACGATGTAAAAGTAGAGTCGTTTGGCTTGGAATCAAAAGTTGCGGGTGATTTAGCAATAAAAATGAGTCAAGGTGCGCCAATCATAGCCACAGGTGAGCTTAACTTAATTGAAGGTACTTACTTAGCCTTTGGACAAGATTTAATAATCAGCACCGGGCAAGTAGGTTTTAGCGGTTCAATTGAACAACCATTTTTAAATATTAAAGCAATACGTAATCCCGATACGACTGCAAATGGTGTCATTGCAGGGGTTACGCTCACGGGTAATGTTGAACAACCAACGCTTAAAATATTTTCTGAGCCTGCGATGGATCAAGCTCAAGCACTCGCATATTTACTTAATGGTCAACCTTTAGGCGATGGAGAAAGTTCGTCAAGCGATGCGATGCTCACACAGTTATTACTCTCTCAAGGTGTTAGCCGCAGCGAAGGGGTTGTTTCTAAGGTAGGTGAAACCTTTGGGCTGTCGGATGTAAGTTTAAGCTCATCAGGTAGTGGTGATAGCACCAAAGTAGAAATATCAGGTTACGTAGCACCCAGTTTGCAAGTTAAATATAGCGTGGGTGTATTTGATTCGCTCAGTGAAGTGGCTGTGCGATATCAGTTACTTTCACAGTTATACATAGAGATAACAAGCGGCCTATACCAAAATGTTGATGTGCTATATAAGTTTGATTGGGAATAA
- a CDS encoding Zn-ribbon-containing protein: MFVVDLTFDCYQDTTLEQAEQAINRLVNALRFNGQIMGEEFPTVLKDGFFITRVMCPTEDAMHPLNNSPFVKHSIEKLHSAGLLAPKVKVIGQDIHSNGADCCKEPSSYILYTTYVHTCSPLYCGDDFLPVPLFRIPAIANGDYKTLIKWQEDWQACDQIQINGATRCEFPALEEISSIQSDLYRRGKDITKRISFLTKKPTYYYLYRVGGVDKASELERKCPSCHGDWKLPESWFGLFDFRCEPCGLVSNISWDFQ, encoded by the coding sequence ATGTTCGTTGTTGATTTAACTTTTGATTGCTACCAAGACACCACCCTAGAACAAGCCGAACAAGCAATAAATCGCTTAGTAAATGCACTGCGTTTTAATGGTCAAATAATGGGGGAAGAATTTCCAACCGTTTTAAAAGATGGATTTTTTATTACCCGTGTAATGTGCCCTACTGAAGATGCAATGCACCCGCTAAATAACAGCCCATTTGTTAAGCACAGTATCGAAAAGTTACATAGTGCGGGGCTACTTGCGCCAAAAGTAAAAGTGATTGGACAAGATATTCACTCCAACGGCGCTGACTGCTGTAAAGAACCATCAAGTTATATTTTATACACAACCTATGTGCATACGTGTAGCCCGCTTTATTGTGGTGATGACTTTTTGCCTGTGCCGTTATTTCGTATTCCGGCAATTGCTAATGGTGACTATAAAACGCTTATAAAATGGCAAGAAGATTGGCAAGCCTGCGATCAAATTCAAATTAATGGCGCAACCCGTTGTGAGTTTCCGGCACTTGAAGAAATATCGAGTATCCAAAGCGACTTATACAGACGCGGAAAAGACATAACAAAGCGAATTAGTTTTTTAACTAAAAAGCCAACCTATTATTATTTATACCGTGTAGGCGGCGTAGATAAAGCGTCTGAACTTGAACGGAAATGCCCTAGCTGTCATGGCGACTGGAAATTACCTGAGTCGTGGTTTGGGTTATTCGATTTTAGATGTGAGCCGTGTGGCTTAGTGTCTAATATATCGTGGGATTTTCAGTAA
- a CDS encoding peptidylprolyl isomerase, whose amino-acid sequence MKKVILPALLSVFLSGCAQQLGDDVANQELPLLSASEVIASATDNDWRVVDAQNTLKITLPTGDAYIELNELLAPKHVQNIKKLAREGFYKNTSVYRFVEGFVAQGGDSSGKKLIKTADKTVPAEFYLTTNKPLLITELNGDGYAPVTGFLNGFAVAQNSAHTQTWQVHCSGVFAMARDNDINSASTEFFVTIGQGPRYLDKNITVFGRVLEGIEHFNRLARTPTEGKAFNPITNIQVLGDVQSDKSIFKVMKTNSSVFKNLISARKNRVEPWFVKAHNYVDVCGMPIPTKREVN is encoded by the coding sequence ATGAAAAAAGTTATATTGCCAGCTCTGCTTAGTGTTTTTTTGAGCGGTTGTGCTCAACAACTCGGTGATGATGTTGCTAATCAAGAGCTACCTTTATTGAGCGCGAGTGAAGTAATTGCTAGTGCAACAGATAATGACTGGCGAGTAGTGGACGCTCAAAATACTTTAAAGATAACGCTGCCAACGGGCGATGCGTACATTGAACTTAATGAACTGCTTGCCCCAAAGCACGTTCAAAACATTAAAAAGTTAGCGCGAGAAGGGTTTTATAAAAATACTAGCGTTTATCGGTTTGTTGAAGGTTTTGTAGCGCAAGGCGGGGACAGCTCGGGTAAAAAGTTAATTAAAACGGCAGATAAAACAGTCCCTGCTGAGTTTTATTTAACAACAAACAAACCACTTTTAATTACTGAGCTAAATGGCGACGGATATGCACCAGTTACTGGCTTTTTAAACGGCTTTGCAGTTGCTCAAAACTCAGCACATACGCAAACATGGCAAGTGCATTGTAGTGGTGTGTTTGCAATGGCGCGCGATAACGATATAAATAGTGCGAGTACGGAGTTTTTTGTAACGATAGGGCAAGGCCCGCGCTACCTTGATAAAAACATTACGGTGTTTGGTCGAGTGCTCGAAGGTATAGAGCATTTTAATCGTTTAGCGCGTACACCAACTGAAGGAAAAGCATTTAACCCAATTACCAATATACAAGTGCTTGGCGATGTACAAAGCGATAAAAGTATATTTAAAGTGATGAAAACAAACTCATCTGTGTTTAAAAACTTAATCAGTGCTCGTAAAAACCGTGTTGAGCCATGGTTTGTTAAAGCACATAATTACGTTGATGTGTGTGGTATGCCCATACCCACTAAGCGCGAAGTTAATTAA
- the syd gene encoding SecY-interacting protein, with product MSVALLIEQLHQTFSENTLKNTAKYPLIVHDEQWPSLCEVGEVDEQGNIQWQGARQQPAGSLNDLASALELEFPKELSELYGHMYGGSISASIDGHQVELLQAWNEEDFNLLQQNITGHVLMKRKLKQPETVFIGLTDQDDLLVSVLVHTGEVCLEHVGKKTHHVLAPNINAFLKALEV from the coding sequence ATGTCTGTTGCATTGCTTATAGAACAACTTCATCAAACATTTAGCGAAAATACCCTGAAAAATACCGCAAAGTACCCACTTATTGTGCACGACGAGCAATGGCCAAGCCTATGTGAAGTTGGTGAGGTTGACGAGCAAGGAAACATTCAATGGCAGGGCGCGCGTCAGCAACCTGCAGGTTCGCTTAATGATTTAGCCAGTGCACTTGAGCTTGAGTTTCCAAAAGAGCTTAGCGAGCTATATGGGCATATGTACGGTGGAAGCATTTCAGCAAGTATTGATGGGCATCAGGTTGAATTACTACAAGCATGGAACGAAGAAGACTTTAATTTGTTACAGCAAAATATAACGGGTCACGTTTTAATGAAACGCAAGCTCAAGCAGCCAGAAACGGTATTTATTGGTTTAACAGATCAAGATGATTTACTAGTGAGTGTATTGGTGCACACTGGTGAAGTATGTTTAGAGCACGTAGGCAAAAAAACACACCATGTACTTGCACCTAACATTAATGCTTTTTTAAAGGCATTAGAGGTTTAA
- a CDS encoding autotransporter assembly complex protein TamA produces the protein MFIKFLRCMCVVSALIATNSYAAEKVIEDYEIEGLSGDLENNVALYLKQLIGEKPTRTLRRYAQKQVQNSIKALGYYSPTVEVIYDKDDSELIVKVERGPATRIEAINITLNGDGQSDTQLQALIKSNHLKQGDVLNHGKYDSAHKKIESMLLELGYFDAKWPARKLEVSLKKNSAVITFIIDTGVRYEFGDIQIASSTPAEKYIRSIAPFSQGQPYKSTHIADYNLDLSSTPYFASVRVYADIAARKNSQVPIKVEVLPKPANSYEIGGGFSTDLGPKVRFKWSKPWITEDGHYLETNLNVAQKQQDISMAYTIPVDDPNDDLWRFSVGYKLEDELTNDTYSEILTGQVQRQWLTENKWVRTAFLRRDQETYRIGDEDEESTEMLMPGISYARKKSKGGTTPYWGEQWLISAEFGLDDVLSSTNLIRVQMQHAWLRTYFDRHLVFLKANVGAMLVDDINNVPFSLRFYAGGDQSVRGFAYQSISPENDDGELIGGKYLLSGTMEYNYQFAKNWRAALFVDGGTATNDFSDDFEVGAGFGFRYLTPVGPVRIDHAWGLTKESKSTRLSITIGPEI, from the coding sequence TTGTTTATTAAGTTTTTACGTTGCATGTGTGTTGTGAGCGCTTTAATTGCGACAAATAGCTATGCGGCAGAAAAAGTCATAGAAGATTACGAAATTGAAGGGTTAAGTGGCGATTTAGAAAATAACGTAGCTCTTTACCTCAAGCAGTTAATTGGCGAGAAGCCAACCCGTACACTTCGCCGTTATGCTCAAAAACAAGTACAAAATAGCATCAAAGCTCTTGGCTATTATAGCCCGACCGTCGAGGTTATTTATGATAAAGACGACAGCGAGCTAATTGTTAAAGTTGAACGGGGGCCTGCAACTCGCATAGAAGCAATTAATATTACGCTAAACGGTGATGGTCAAAGTGATACTCAATTACAGGCATTGATTAAAAGCAATCACTTAAAGCAAGGTGATGTTTTAAATCATGGTAAATATGACTCTGCTCATAAAAAAATAGAATCTATGCTACTAGAGCTAGGTTATTTTGATGCTAAGTGGCCAGCGCGCAAATTAGAAGTATCGCTTAAAAAAAATAGTGCTGTTATTACTTTCATAATTGATACCGGAGTTAGGTATGAGTTTGGCGATATACAAATTGCCAGTAGTACACCCGCTGAAAAATACATACGCTCTATAGCGCCTTTCTCGCAGGGCCAACCTTATAAATCAACGCATATTGCTGACTATAACTTGGATTTATCAAGTACCCCTTATTTTGCCAGTGTACGTGTTTATGCTGACATTGCAGCGCGCAAAAACAGCCAAGTACCGATTAAAGTTGAAGTATTACCCAAGCCAGCTAACAGCTATGAAATTGGCGGTGGTTTTAGTACTGACTTAGGGCCCAAGGTGCGTTTTAAATGGAGTAAACCGTGGATCACAGAAGACGGCCATTACCTCGAAACTAATTTAAATGTGGCACAAAAGCAGCAAGATATTTCCATGGCTTATACAATTCCGGTTGATGATCCTAATGATGATTTATGGCGATTCTCTGTCGGTTATAAGCTAGAAGATGAGCTCACAAACGACACTTACAGTGAAATATTAACAGGGCAAGTTCAGCGCCAATGGTTGACTGAAAATAAGTGGGTGCGTACTGCATTTTTACGCCGCGACCAAGAAACCTACCGTATTGGTGATGAAGACGAAGAAAGTACCGAAATGCTAATGCCTGGCATTAGCTACGCGCGCAAAAAATCAAAAGGCGGCACGACTCCCTATTGGGGAGAGCAGTGGCTTATATCTGCTGAGTTTGGCTTAGATGATGTGCTTTCGAGTACTAATCTGATTAGGGTGCAAATGCAACATGCATGGCTACGCACTTATTTTGACCGTCACTTGGTATTTTTAAAAGCGAATGTGGGAGCAATGCTTGTTGATGATATTAACAACGTGCCATTTTCACTTCGTTTTTACGCAGGTGGCGATCAAAGCGTTCGTGGTTTTGCGTACCAATCAATTTCGCCTGAGAACGATGACGGCGAGCTAATAGGTGGTAAGTATTTACTATCGGGCACGATGGAATATAACTACCAGTTTGCTAAAAATTGGCGAGCAGCTTTATTTGTTGATGGTGGTACTGCGACTAATGATTTTTCTGATGATTTTGAAGTAGGTGCTGGTTTTGGTTTTCGCTATTTAACACCCGTTGGCCCTGTGCGTATAGACCACGCTTGGGGATTAACAAAAGAAAGTAAAAGCACACGTTTAAGTATTACCATAGGGCCAGAAATTTAA
- the queF gene encoding NADPH-dependent 7-cyano-7-deazaguanine reductase QueF (Catalyzes the NADPH-dependent reduction of 7-cyano-7-deazaguanine (preQ0) to 7-aminomethyl-7-deazaguanine (preQ1) in queuosine biosynthesis), which translates to MTDYSNSPDLKGSVLGQSTEYVDVYTPSLLFPIARKLNRDALNIDEAELPFKGQDIWTGYELSWLNNKGKPQVAVALFTFECQSSHIIESKSFKLYLNSFNQTRFESIDIVKQHLIDDLSNAVNSTVKVTLYNPDDYNCLPCTALPGECIDDLDIEINNYDIDANSLKAKSDNVVTETLYSHLLKSNCLITSQPDWASVIIRYTGEQICRESLLRYLISFRTHNEFHEQCVERIYSDLTTQLNIKELEVYARYTRRGGLDINPYRSTHYNDTPFAVKINRQ; encoded by the coding sequence ATGACAGATTACAGCAATTCTCCAGACCTTAAAGGTAGCGTATTAGGCCAATCTACTGAGTATGTAGATGTGTACACGCCAAGCTTGCTTTTCCCTATTGCGCGCAAACTAAATCGTGATGCTTTAAATATTGACGAAGCAGAGCTTCCATTTAAAGGCCAAGATATTTGGACAGGTTACGAGCTTTCATGGCTAAACAATAAAGGTAAACCGCAAGTTGCCGTAGCCTTATTTACCTTTGAGTGCCAAAGCAGCCATATTATTGAGTCAAAGTCGTTTAAGCTTTACTTGAATAGCTTTAACCAAACCCGATTTGAAAGCATTGATATAGTAAAACAGCATTTAATTGATGATTTATCAAACGCGGTTAACAGCACTGTCAAAGTGACTTTATATAATCCTGATGATTACAATTGCTTACCGTGTACGGCGCTGCCAGGTGAATGTATTGATGACTTAGATATTGAGATTAATAATTACGATATTGATGCTAATTCACTTAAAGCAAAAAGTGATAACGTAGTTACTGAAACGCTCTACAGCCATTTACTTAAGTCGAACTGTTTAATTACCTCCCAGCCTGACTGGGCAAGTGTGATTATACGATACACAGGCGAGCAAATATGTCGCGAATCGTTACTGCGTTATTTAATTTCGTTCAGAACACATAACGAATTTCATGAGCAGTGTGTTGAACGTATTTATAGCGATTTAACAACACAACTTAATATTAAAGAATTAGAGGTTTACGCGCGTTATACTCGTCGCGGCGGGCTTGATATAAACCCGTATCGCTCTACGCATTATAACGACACGCCATTTGCAGTTAAAATTAATCGTCAGTAG
- a CDS encoding DEAD/DEAH box helicase, translating to MSYKLRPYQQEAVERTVLHFRKSNDPAVIVLPTGAGKSLVIAELARIAKQKILVLAHVKELVEQNSQKYKSFGLEASIFSAGLKEKSLNHQVTFASVQSLSRNLNKLNEHYSLLIIDECHRVNGDKKSQYGKVINSLKEYNPQLKVLGLTATPYRLGMGWIYHHHYHGFVKGTQESPFKSCIFELPLRYMIKHNYLTPPNEVDAAISHYDFSSLDSNAFGQYTTDDMNALLKNSERATKAILQQVIQYSEEREGVMVFAATVMHAQEILSYLPAQQSALITGDTPNTERDKIIKQFKAKQLKYLVNISVLTTGFDAPHVDFIAILRPTESVSLYQQIVGRGLRLSESKTDCLVIDYAGNGFNLFHPEVGDKKGDSDNEPVQVLCPGCGFANIFWGKTDSAGKVIEHFGRRCKGLLEDDDGHKEQCDYRFRFKECEQCGAQNDIAARKCHDCGAVMADPDDKLRNALNLKDALVLRCSGLSVTQIKDELIKITYFDEDGASCDEIYNLANKGGQFIFNKQFGLRVGLGQTPINFKTAEQVVNAQFELVPPDFVIARKSKKYGWKVADKLFDYKGGFRKANQLSR from the coding sequence ATGAGCTATAAACTAAGACCTTACCAGCAAGAAGCCGTAGAACGCACTGTTTTACACTTTAGAAAGAGTAATGATCCTGCCGTTATTGTACTACCAACCGGCGCAGGTAAAAGCCTTGTTATTGCTGAACTTGCCCGTATTGCTAAGCAAAAAATATTAGTACTTGCTCATGTCAAAGAGTTGGTAGAGCAAAATTCGCAAAAATATAAAAGTTTTGGTTTAGAGGCGAGTATATTTTCAGCAGGTTTAAAAGAAAAGTCATTAAACCATCAAGTAACCTTTGCCAGTGTGCAATCACTTTCTCGTAATTTAAATAAATTAAATGAGCATTATTCGTTACTTATTATTGATGAATGCCACAGGGTAAATGGGGATAAAAAAAGTCAGTACGGTAAAGTAATAAACAGTTTAAAAGAGTATAACCCTCAGTTAAAAGTATTGGGTTTAACAGCAACACCTTATCGGTTAGGAATGGGGTGGATATACCACCACCATTATCATGGTTTTGTTAAGGGTACTCAAGAAAGCCCGTTTAAAAGTTGTATTTTTGAATTACCACTCAGGTATATGATCAAACATAATTATTTAACGCCGCCAAACGAAGTTGATGCAGCGATTAGCCATTATGATTTTTCGTCTTTAGATAGCAATGCATTTGGGCAATATACGACTGATGATATGAATGCGCTTTTAAAAAACAGTGAGCGCGCAACGAAAGCTATATTACAGCAAGTAATTCAATACAGTGAAGAGCGTGAAGGTGTTATGGTTTTTGCAGCCACGGTAATGCATGCTCAGGAAATATTAAGCTATTTGCCAGCTCAACAAAGTGCACTTATAACAGGTGATACGCCAAACACTGAGCGCGATAAAATCATTAAGCAATTTAAAGCTAAGCAATTAAAGTATCTAGTTAATATATCGGTACTAACAACCGGCTTTGATGCGCCACATGTCGACTTTATAGCTATTTTAAGACCTACAGAATCAGTTAGTTTATATCAACAAATTGTGGGGCGAGGCTTGAGGCTATCTGAATCAAAAACGGATTGCTTAGTAATAGATTATGCTGGCAATGGTTTTAATTTATTTCACCCAGAAGTAGGCGATAAAAAAGGCGATAGTGATAATGAACCTGTGCAGGTACTTTGTCCTGGCTGTGGTTTTGCGAATATATTTTGGGGTAAAACTGATTCCGCAGGAAAAGTAATAGAGCACTTTGGCAGGCGCTGTAAAGGGCTGTTAGAAGATGATGATGGGCATAAAGAGCAGTGCGATTATCGTTTTAGGTTTAAAGAGTGTGAGCAGTGCGGTGCCCAAAATGATATTGCTGCACGTAAATGCCATGATTGTGGCGCGGTAATGGCCGACCCTGATGATAAGTTACGTAATGCATTAAACTTAAAAGACGCACTTGTGCTTCGATGTAGTGGGTTATCGGTAACTCAAATTAAAGATGAACTTATTAAAATAACGTATTTTGATGAAGATGGTGCAAGTTGCGATGAAATATATAACCTCGCAAATAAAGGCGGGCAATTTATATTTAATAAGCAATTTGGTCTACGAGTAGGACTTGGACAAACACCCATTAATTTTAAAACTGCAGAGCAAGTAGTAAACGCACAATTTGAATTAGTACCACCGGATTTTGTTATTGCACGAAAAAGCAAAAAGTATGGTTGGAAAGTGGCTGATAAGCTATTTGACTATAAAGGGGGTTTTAGAAAGGCAAATCAGTTAAGCCGCTAA
- a CDS encoding ribonuclease E inhibitor RraB: MQFPDDDNGQLLAEIAAAGIDLNKMHQVDFFILFEQEADAEKFAKEIVSDALVQNAELEKCKDTGVWEVITQVQMVPEHTLLGQAEQYIESIANSFNGYGDGWGLMDGDEA; the protein is encoded by the coding sequence ATGCAATTCCCTGATGATGATAACGGCCAACTTTTAGCCGAAATAGCCGCTGCTGGCATTGATTTAAATAAAATGCACCAAGTCGATTTTTTTATTTTATTTGAACAAGAAGCCGATGCTGAAAAATTTGCTAAAGAAATAGTCTCTGATGCATTAGTTCAAAATGCTGAGCTTGAAAAATGTAAAGATACTGGCGTTTGGGAAGTTATCACTCAAGTACAAATGGTGCCAGAGCACACCCTTTTAGGCCAAGCTGAGCAATACATTGAAAGTATTGCTAATAGCTTTAATGGATACGGTGATGGCTGGGGATTAATGGACGGTGACGAGGCTTAG